The following coding sequences lie in one Arthrobacter sp. PGP41 genomic window:
- a CDS encoding P1 family peptidase, with product MGAITDVPGIRVGHAQKSDDGWLSGVTVVLPPPGTTGSVDVQGGGPATHETDALDPTTLVSTVHAIVLTGGSAYGLASAAGAQRWCEENGRGFPVPGGVVPIVPAAAIFDLGRGGNFSARPTADMGYAATAAAAAQTEGHDVGRGNVGAGTGALIGRGQFKGGAGTASITLDNGVIVGALAIVNALGLPFGFEKLEHHDADAPLNTTLLVVATNAVLDVAECKRTASAAHAGIARALNPSHTLADGDTVFCLATQAAALDRSDEAARRLSLITLQSAAADVVRLAILDGVASAQAVSTPAGEYGAYGGGMR from the coding sequence ATGGGAGCAATTACCGATGTGCCCGGGATCCGGGTTGGCCATGCGCAAAAATCCGACGACGGCTGGCTGAGCGGGGTGACGGTGGTCCTGCCGCCGCCTGGAACGACAGGTTCTGTGGATGTCCAGGGAGGCGGACCGGCCACCCACGAGACCGACGCGCTGGATCCCACCACCTTGGTCAGCACCGTTCACGCCATAGTCCTCACCGGCGGCAGCGCCTACGGCCTTGCCTCCGCTGCCGGCGCCCAGCGCTGGTGCGAGGAGAACGGCCGCGGCTTCCCGGTGCCCGGGGGAGTAGTCCCTATCGTGCCGGCAGCGGCGATCTTCGACCTGGGCAGGGGCGGGAACTTCTCCGCACGCCCGACGGCGGACATGGGCTACGCGGCAACCGCCGCCGCTGCGGCGCAAACGGAAGGGCACGACGTCGGACGCGGCAACGTAGGCGCCGGCACCGGGGCCCTCATCGGCAGGGGACAGTTCAAAGGCGGCGCAGGCACGGCCTCCATTACCCTGGACAACGGCGTCATTGTCGGAGCCCTTGCCATCGTCAACGCGTTGGGACTCCCGTTTGGTTTCGAAAAGCTCGAGCACCATGATGCAGACGCGCCACTGAACACTACCCTCCTCGTTGTCGCCACCAACGCCGTTCTGGATGTTGCCGAGTGCAAGCGGACTGCTTCCGCGGCGCACGCCGGCATAGCAAGGGCCCTGAATCCAAGCCACACCCTGGCCGACGGGGACACTGTATTCTGCCTGGCCACCCAGGCTGCGGCACTCGACCGTTCGGACGAAGCTGCCCGGCGGCTCAGCCTCATCACCCTGCAGAGTGCGGCAGCCGACGTCGTACGCCTGGCCATCCTCGATGGCGTGGCCAGCGCCCAAGCCGTGAGCACTCCGGCGGGGGAATATGGTGCGTACGGCGGCGGGATGCGCTAG
- the map gene encoding type I methionyl aminopeptidase, which produces MAFGQPRIEYKTNAQMRTMHEAGLVLSRALDAAVAAAVPGVTTKHLDDVFAAVLNEAGAKSNFLGYHGFPATICTSVNEEVVHGIPGSRVLKDGDIISIDGGAIVNGWHSDSARTVIVGTADPEDQRLSDVTNAAMWRGIAALATGKHVGDIGAAIDDYVSSVPGKPLGILEDYVGHGIGSEMHMAPDVLNYRTSHRGPKIRPGLCLAIEPMLVRGGIDTAVLEDDWTVVTTDGKRSCQWEHSVAVHEKGIWVLSAPDGGAEHLVPLGVTPVPIP; this is translated from the coding sequence ATGGCCTTTGGCCAGCCCCGCATCGAATACAAGACCAATGCCCAGATGCGTACCATGCACGAGGCAGGCCTGGTCCTGAGCCGCGCGCTTGACGCTGCCGTCGCCGCGGCCGTGCCCGGAGTGACCACCAAGCACCTGGACGACGTCTTCGCCGCAGTGCTGAACGAGGCGGGCGCAAAGTCGAACTTCCTCGGCTACCACGGATTTCCGGCCACCATCTGCACCTCCGTCAATGAGGAAGTGGTGCACGGTATCCCCGGCAGCCGTGTGCTCAAGGACGGGGACATCATCTCGATCGACGGCGGCGCGATCGTGAACGGCTGGCACTCCGACTCTGCCAGGACCGTCATTGTGGGCACCGCCGATCCGGAGGACCAGCGCCTTTCGGACGTGACCAATGCGGCAATGTGGCGCGGAATCGCGGCGCTGGCCACGGGCAAGCATGTGGGTGACATCGGCGCCGCCATCGACGACTACGTTTCCTCCGTCCCCGGCAAGCCGTTGGGGATCCTTGAAGACTACGTAGGCCACGGCATTGGCTCGGAAATGCACATGGCCCCGGATGTGCTGAATTACCGCACCAGCCACCGTGGCCCCAAGATCCGGCCCGGCCTCTGCCTCGCGATCGAGCCCATGCTGGTCCGCGGCGGCATCGACACTGCTGTCCTTGAGGACGACTGGACCGTGGTGACCACGGACGGCAAGCGCTCCTGCCAGTGGGAGCATTCGGTGGCTGTCCATGAGAAGGGCATCTGGGTGCTGTCAGCGCCCGACGGCGGCGCGGAGCACCTGGTGCCCCTCGGCGTCACCCCGGTGCCGATCCCGTAG
- a CDS encoding adenylate kinase, producing MLIIGPPGSGKGTQAERISERLGVVAISTGDIFRANVKGETPLGIEAKKYMDNGDFVPDSVTNKMVRDRLSEADVENGFLLDGYPRTTAQVDYLDEILAKGEEKLDVVLQLTADDEELVHRLLGRAKETGRSDDNEAVIRHRLDLYHEQTEAVVAKYAERGILTQVDGIGPIDEVTDRVMQAIKAAQAA from the coding sequence ATGCTGATTATTGGGCCTCCGGGCTCCGGAAAAGGAACGCAGGCGGAACGGATTTCAGAGCGCCTCGGCGTTGTGGCCATCTCCACCGGCGACATCTTCCGTGCGAACGTGAAGGGCGAGACGCCCCTTGGCATCGAGGCCAAGAAGTACATGGACAACGGCGACTTCGTTCCGGACAGCGTGACCAACAAGATGGTGCGGGACCGGCTCAGCGAGGCCGACGTCGAAAACGGCTTCCTGCTGGACGGCTACCCCCGCACCACCGCCCAGGTGGACTACCTGGACGAGATCCTCGCCAAGGGTGAGGAAAAGCTCGACGTCGTCCTGCAGCTGACTGCAGACGATGAGGAACTGGTGCACCGGCTGCTCGGCCGGGCCAAGGAAACGGGCCGGAGCGACGACAACGAAGCCGTCATCCGCCACCGCTTGGACCTTTACCACGAGCAGACGGAAGCCGTGGTGGCAAAGTACGCCGAGCGCGGCATCCTCACCCAGGTGGACGGCATCGGCCCCATCGACGAGGTCACCGACCGCGTCATGCAGGCCATCAAGGCAGCGCAGGCAGCCTGA
- the secY gene encoding preprotein translocase subunit SecY: MLSAFGRAFRTPDLRRKLLFTLGIITIFRLGAFIPSPGVNYQNVQQCLQNGQTAGGLYQLVNLFSGGALLQVSIFALGIMPYITASIIVQLLRVVIPRFQQLYEEGASGQSKLTQYTRYLTIALGLLNATTLVSLARSGQLLPGCNLPIIPDSSVVTTILIIITLTAGTGLIMWMGELVTEKGVGNGMSLLIFTSIAATFPTSLGAIWTSQGPGTFFIVLAVGLLTVALVVFVEQSQRRVPVQYAKRMIGRRTVGGTSTYIPIKVNMAGVIPVIFASSMLYLPGLIAQFNQPKQGEQLQPWVEWINNNLVRGDQPIYMVLYFAMIVFFTYFYVAITFNPEEVSDNMKKYGGFIPGIRAGKPTADYLQYVLSRITLPGALYLGFVALIPLVALVLINANQNFPFGGTSILIMVGVGLETVKQIDAQLQQRHYEGLLR, encoded by the coding sequence TTGCTTAGCGCATTTGGCCGGGCCTTTCGCACGCCTGATCTGCGACGCAAGTTGTTGTTCACGCTGGGAATCATCACCATCTTCCGCTTGGGTGCTTTCATTCCCTCGCCTGGTGTGAACTACCAGAATGTCCAGCAATGCTTGCAGAACGGTCAGACGGCAGGCGGGCTGTACCAGCTCGTGAACCTGTTCAGCGGCGGCGCGTTGCTCCAGGTGTCCATCTTCGCCCTGGGCATCATGCCGTACATCACGGCCAGCATCATCGTCCAGCTGCTTCGGGTGGTCATTCCCCGTTTCCAGCAGCTCTACGAAGAGGGCGCCTCAGGTCAGTCGAAACTGACCCAGTACACCCGTTACCTCACCATCGCGCTGGGCCTGCTCAATGCCACCACCCTGGTGTCGCTGGCGCGTTCCGGCCAGCTGCTTCCGGGCTGCAACCTGCCGATCATTCCTGACAGCAGCGTGGTCACCACCATCCTGATCATCATCACCCTGACGGCCGGCACCGGCCTGATCATGTGGATGGGCGAACTCGTCACCGAGAAGGGCGTGGGCAACGGCATGTCGCTGCTTATCTTCACGTCCATTGCCGCCACCTTCCCCACCTCCCTGGGCGCCATCTGGACCTCGCAGGGTCCCGGGACGTTCTTCATCGTCCTCGCCGTCGGCTTGCTCACCGTGGCCCTGGTGGTCTTTGTGGAGCAGTCGCAGCGCCGTGTCCCCGTGCAGTACGCGAAGCGGATGATCGGCCGCCGCACCGTGGGCGGCACCAGCACCTACATCCCCATCAAGGTCAACATGGCCGGTGTTATTCCGGTGATCTTCGCTTCCTCCATGCTGTACCTGCCGGGCCTGATTGCCCAGTTCAACCAGCCCAAGCAGGGCGAGCAGCTCCAGCCGTGGGTGGAATGGATCAACAACAACCTGGTCCGCGGCGACCAACCGATCTACATGGTGCTGTACTTCGCCATGATCGTGTTCTTTACCTACTTCTATGTCGCGATCACCTTCAACCCTGAAGAGGTCTCGGACAACATGAAGAAGTACGGCGGTTTCATCCCGGGTATCCGCGCGGGTAAGCCGACCGCTGACTATCTGCAGTACGTGCTCTCCAGGATCACCCTGCCCGGAGCCCTGTATCTGGGGTTCGTGGCGCTGATCCCGCTGGTTGCACTGGTTCTGATCAACGCGAACCAGAACTTCCCGTTCGGTGGCACCTCGATCCTGATCATGGTGGGCGTGGGCCTGGAGACCGTCAAGCAGATTGATGCGCAGCTACAACAACGTCACTACGAAGGGCTTTTGCGATGA
- the rplO gene encoding 50S ribosomal protein L15 encodes MAENTADKAQAAEKQNALKVHHLRPAPGAKTAKTRVGRGEASKGKTAGRGTKGTAARYQIKAGFAGGQLPLHMRLPKLRGFKNPFRVEFQVVNLDKLNELFPEGGAVTVENLVEKGAVRKNQPVKVLGTGDITVKVDVTAHAFSASAAEKIAAAGGSTTAL; translated from the coding sequence ATGGCAGAGAACACTGCTGATAAGGCACAGGCTGCTGAGAAGCAGAACGCCCTGAAGGTTCACCACCTGCGTCCCGCCCCGGGTGCCAAGACCGCCAAGACCCGTGTTGGTCGTGGTGAAGCATCCAAGGGTAAGACCGCTGGCCGTGGCACGAAGGGTACTGCAGCCCGCTACCAGATCAAGGCTGGCTTTGCCGGCGGCCAGCTGCCGCTGCACATGCGCCTGCCCAAGCTGCGCGGCTTCAAGAACCCGTTCCGGGTCGAGTTCCAGGTTGTAAACCTGGACAAGCTCAACGAGCTGTTCCCCGAAGGTGGCGCAGTCACCGTGGAGAACCTGGTCGAAAAGGGTGCCGTTCGCAAGAACCAGCCCGTCAAGGTGCTGGGCACCGGCGACATCACCGTCAAGGTTGACGTCACCGCCCACGCATTCTCGGCCAGCGCCGCTGAAAAGATTGCCGCAGCAGGCGGAAGCACCACCGCGCTCTAG
- the rpmD gene encoding 50S ribosomal protein L30 — MAKNLIPSDAQLEITQIKSAIGGKQNQRDTLRSLGLKRIGQTVVRTADAVTVGMLNTVPHLVKVEEAK, encoded by the coding sequence ATGGCTAAGAACCTGATTCCCTCCGACGCCCAGTTGGAGATCACTCAGATCAAGTCCGCCATTGGCGGCAAGCAGAACCAGCGCGACACCCTGCGGTCCCTCGGCCTGAAGCGGATCGGACAGACTGTTGTCCGCACCGCTGATGCCGTGACCGTTGGAATGCTCAACACGGTTCCGCACCTGGTAAAGGTAGAGGAGGCGAAGTAA
- the rpsE gene encoding 30S ribosomal protein S5 yields the protein MTEANKEKDTVSADQKATEAVAAAETTAPAAADDRRGGARRGERGDRGQGRGDRGGRGGRDGGREAEKSQFVERVVTINRVSKVVKGGRRFSFTALVVVGDGNGMVGVGYGKAKEVPAAIAKGVEEAKKSFFRVPRVGSTIPHRVQGEAAAGVVMLRPASAGTGVIAGGPVRAVLECVGIHDILSKSLGSSNAINIVHATVDALKRLEEPAAVAARRGLPLDEIAPPALVKALLNMKAGA from the coding sequence GTGACGGAAGCAAACAAGGAAAAGGACACTGTGTCTGCAGATCAGAAGGCTACTGAAGCCGTAGCTGCCGCTGAGACCACTGCCCCCGCAGCTGCCGATGACCGCCGTGGTGGCGCTCGTCGCGGCGAGCGTGGCGACCGTGGCCAGGGCCGCGGCGACCGTGGTGGCCGTGGCGGCCGCGACGGCGGCCGTGAAGCCGAGAAGAGCCAGTTCGTAGAGCGCGTCGTCACCATCAACCGCGTTTCCAAGGTGGTCAAGGGTGGTCGTCGCTTCAGCTTCACCGCCCTGGTCGTCGTCGGTGACGGCAACGGTATGGTCGGCGTTGGCTACGGCAAGGCTAAGGAAGTTCCTGCCGCTATCGCAAAGGGCGTAGAAGAAGCTAAGAAGTCCTTCTTCCGCGTTCCCCGCGTTGGCAGCACCATCCCGCACCGCGTTCAGGGTGAGGCTGCCGCAGGCGTCGTAATGCTGCGTCCGGCCTCCGCCGGTACCGGTGTTATCGCCGGTGGCCCGGTCCGTGCAGTACTGGAGTGCGTGGGCATCCACGACATCCTCTCCAAGTCGCTCGGTTCCTCCAACGCCATCAACATCGTTCACGCGACGGTTGATGCCCTGAAGCGCCTCGAAGAGCCGGCAGCAGTGGCAGCACGCCGCGGCCTGCCCCTCGACGAGATCGCTCCGCCGGCACTGGTGAAGGCCCTTCTGAACATGAAGGCAGGTGCCTAG
- the rplR gene encoding 50S ribosomal protein L18 encodes MAISINKKRTNKSKSASRSRRQLRIRKRISGTAVRPRLVVNRSARHVFVQVVDDTKGMTVASASTLEADLRAFDGDKTAKAKRVGELVAERAKAAGIEAVVFDRGGNKYHGRIAAVADGAREGGLSL; translated from the coding sequence ATGGCCATCTCAATTAACAAGAAGCGTACGAACAAGAGCAAGTCTGCTTCGCGCAGCCGCCGCCAGCTTCGTATCCGTAAGCGCATCTCCGGTACGGCTGTACGTCCGCGTCTGGTCGTCAACCGTTCCGCACGCCACGTATTCGTCCAGGTTGTCGATGACACCAAGGGCATGACCGTAGCGAGCGCCTCCACTCTGGAAGCCGACCTTCGTGCATTCGACGGCGACAAGACTGCCAAGGCCAAGCGCGTTGGCGAACTCGTCGCAGAGCGTGCCAAGGCTGCCGGTATCGAAGCTGTTGTCTTCGACCGCGGTGGTAACAAGTACCACGGCCGGATCGCCGCCGTCGCTGACGGTGCACGTGAAGGTGGGCTGTCACTGTGA
- the rplF gene encoding 50S ribosomal protein L6, whose product MSRIGRLPITVPAGVEVKVDGSVVSVKGSKGELNHTVASPIEVTLDADTLTVARPNDERASRSLHGLTRTLISNMIEGVTKGYEKKLEIVGTGYRVQAKGSDLEFALGFSHPVNVSAPEGITFAVETPTKLSVSGINKQQVGEVAANIRKLRKPDPYKGKGIRYAGEVIRRKVGKAGK is encoded by the coding sequence ATGTCACGTATTGGACGTCTCCCCATCACCGTTCCTGCCGGCGTTGAGGTCAAGGTTGACGGCTCTGTCGTCAGCGTCAAGGGATCCAAGGGCGAGCTGAACCACACTGTGGCCAGCCCGATCGAGGTCACCCTGGATGCAGACACCCTGACTGTCGCCCGCCCGAACGACGAGCGCGCCTCCCGTTCACTCCACGGCCTGACCCGCACCCTGATCTCCAACATGATCGAGGGTGTCACCAAGGGCTACGAGAAGAAGCTTGAAATCGTCGGTACCGGTTACCGCGTTCAGGCCAAGGGATCTGACCTTGAGTTCGCTCTCGGTTTCAGCCACCCGGTCAATGTCTCCGCACCGGAGGGCATCACCTTTGCAGTTGAGACCCCGACCAAGCTCTCTGTTTCAGGTATCAACAAGCAGCAGGTCGGCGAGGTTGCTGCCAACATTCGCAAGCTGCGGAAGCCGGACCCCTATAAGGGCAAGGGCATCCGTTACGCCGGCGAAGTCATCCGCCGCAAGGTCGGAAAGGCTGGTAAGTAA
- the rpsH gene encoding 30S ribosomal protein S8 codes for MTMTDPVADMLTRLRNANSAYHDTVTMPYSKLKARVADILKAEGFIAGWKEEDAEVGKKLTIELKFGPNRERSIAGVRRISKPGLRVYAKSTNLPHVLGGLGVAILSTSSGLLTDKQAGKKGVGGEVLAYVW; via the coding sequence ATGACAATGACAGATCCTGTCGCAGACATGCTTACGCGTCTGCGCAATGCAAACTCGGCATACCACGACACCGTGACCATGCCGTACAGCAAGCTCAAGGCACGCGTCGCCGACATCCTCAAGGCCGAAGGTTTCATCGCCGGCTGGAAGGAAGAGGACGCTGAGGTTGGCAAGAAGCTGACCATCGAGCTCAAGTTCGGACCGAACCGCGAGCGTTCAATCGCTGGTGTTCGCCGTATCTCCAAGCCGGGCCTGCGTGTTTACGCAAAGTCCACCAACCTGCCGCACGTGCTCGGTGGCCTGGGTGTCGCAATCCTGTCCACCTCTTCCGGCCTCCTGACTGACAAGCAGGCCGGCAAGAAGGGCGTGGGCGGCGAAGTCCTCGCGTACGTCTGGTAA
- the rplE gene encoding 50S ribosomal protein L5, protein MTETLETPATKIVPRLKTKYAESIKSTLIEEFKYQNVNQVPRLVKVVVNMGVGDAAKDSKLIDGAVRDLTQITGQKPQVTKARKSIAQFKLREGMPIGAHATLRGDRMWEFLDRLVTLALPRIRDFRGLSGKQFDGNGNYTFGLTEQVMFHEIDQDKIDRVRGMDITVVTTAKTDDEGRALLKALGFPFKAED, encoded by the coding sequence ATGACTGAGACTCTCGAGACTCCGGCAACGAAGATCGTTCCTCGTCTGAAGACCAAGTACGCCGAATCCATCAAGAGCACGCTCATTGAGGAATTCAAGTACCAGAACGTCAACCAGGTTCCCCGCCTCGTGAAGGTCGTTGTGAACATGGGTGTTGGAGATGCCGCCAAGGACTCCAAGCTGATCGACGGCGCTGTCCGCGACCTCACCCAGATCACCGGCCAGAAGCCGCAGGTAACCAAGGCCCGCAAGTCGATCGCACAGTTCAAGCTGCGCGAAGGCATGCCCATCGGTGCGCACGCTACCCTGCGTGGCGACCGCATGTGGGAATTCCTTGATCGTCTTGTCACCCTGGCACTGCCCCGAATCAGGGACTTCCGCGGTCTCTCCGGCAAGCAGTTCGATGGCAACGGCAACTACACCTTCGGTCTGACCGAGCAGGTTATGTTCCACGAAATCGACCAGGACAAGATCGACCGCGTCCGCGGTATGGACATCACGGTTGTTACCACTGCCAAGACCGATGACGAAGGCCGCGCGCTGCTCAAGGCGCTTGGTTTCCCGTTCAAGGCCGAAGACTAA
- the rplX gene encoding 50S ribosomal protein L24, translating to MASKIKKGDLVQVITGAKAERGGDRGKQGKVLRVFTDTNRVLVEGVNRVTKHTKVGQSQRGTKTGGIEVVEAPIHISNVALVDPSTKKPTRVGFRTETVERNGKQREVRIRVAKSSGKDI from the coding sequence ATGGCTTCTAAGATCAAGAAGGGTGACCTCGTTCAGGTCATCACTGGCGCCAAGGCTGAGCGCGGCGGCGACCGCGGCAAGCAGGGCAAGGTCCTGCGTGTTTTCACCGACACCAACCGCGTGTTGGTTGAAGGCGTTAACCGCGTAACCAAGCACACCAAGGTCGGTCAGTCGCAGCGCGGCACCAAGACCGGTGGCATCGAGGTTGTTGAAGCCCCGATCCACATCTCCAACGTGGCTCTGGTTGACCCGTCCACCAAGAAGCCCACCCGCGTCGGCTTCCGCACTGAGACCGTTGAGCGTAACGGCAAGCAGCGCGAAGTCCGCATCCGCGTGGCCAAGAGCTCAGGGAAGGACATCTAA
- the rplN gene encoding 50S ribosomal protein L14 has product MIQQESRLKVADNTGAKEILTIRVLGGSGRRYAGIGDVIVATVKDAIPGGNVKKGDVVKAVIVRTKKERRRADGSYIKFDENAAVILKGDGDPRGTRIFGPVGRELRDKKFMKIVSLAPEVL; this is encoded by the coding sequence GTGATTCAGCAGGAGTCGCGACTCAAGGTCGCCGACAACACGGGTGCTAAGGAAATCCTTACCATTCGCGTTCTCGGTGGATCTGGCCGTCGCTACGCAGGCATCGGTGACGTCATTGTCGCCACCGTCAAGGATGCAATCCCGGGCGGCAACGTAAAGAAGGGCGATGTTGTCAAGGCAGTCATCGTCCGTACCAAGAAGGAACGCCGCCGTGCGGATGGTTCCTACATCAAGTTTGACGAGAACGCAGCTGTGATCCTGAAGGGCGACGGTGACCCCCGCGGTACCCGTATCTTCGGACCGGTTGGTCGTGAACTCCGTGACAAGAAGTTCATGAAGATCGTTTCTCTGGCTCCGGAGGTGCTCTAG
- the rpsQ gene encoding 30S ribosomal protein S17, whose protein sequence is MSEKDENVTETATAATAEQRGYRKTRRGYVVSDKMEKTIVVQVEDRVKHALYGKVIRRTSKVKAHDENNTAGIGDLVVIAETRPLSATKNWRLVEILEKAK, encoded by the coding sequence GTGAGTGAAAAGGACGAGAACGTGACGGAAACTGCTACCGCAGCCACGGCTGAGCAGCGCGGTTACCGCAAGACGCGTCGCGGCTACGTGGTCTCTGACAAGATGGAAAAGACCATCGTTGTCCAGGTTGAAGACCGCGTGAAGCACGCCCTGTACGGCAAGGTCATCCGCCGTACCTCCAAGGTCAAGGCTCACGACGAAAACAACACCGCCGGCATCGGCGACCTCGTTGTTATCGCCGAGACCCGCCCGCTGTCCGCCACCAAGAACTGGCGGCTCGTGGAGATCCTCGAGAAGGCCAAGTAG
- the rpmC gene encoding 50S ribosomal protein L29: MAVGSKDLAPAQLDGFDNERLVEELRKAKEELFNLRFQSATGQLENHGRLRAVKKDIARIYTVLRERELGIRAEVAAPVVEAKEEKKSKKAATKKAEPAETVETEEDAK; encoded by the coding sequence ATGGCAGTAGGATCCAAGGATCTGGCTCCCGCACAGCTGGACGGTTTCGACAACGAGCGTCTCGTTGAAGAACTCCGCAAGGCCAAGGAAGAGCTGTTCAACCTGCGTTTCCAGTCCGCCACCGGACAGCTGGAGAACCACGGTCGTCTGCGCGCGGTAAAGAAGGACATCGCCCGCATCTACACCGTTCTCCGTGAGCGCGAACTGGGCATTCGTGCCGAGGTTGCCGCACCGGTTGTGGAAGCCAAGGAAGAGAAGAAGTCCAAGAAGGCCGCAACCAAGAAGGCCGAGCCGGCTGAAACGGTTGAGACCGAGGAGGATGCCAAGTGA
- the rplP gene encoding 50S ribosomal protein L16 encodes MLIPRRVKHRKQHHPGRSGAATGGTKVSFGEYGIQALSPAYVTNRQIESARIAMTRHIKRGGKVWINIYPDRPLTKKPAETRMGSGKGSPEWWVANVKPGRVLFEISGVEESVAREALRLAIHKLPLKARILRREGGE; translated from the coding sequence ATGCTTATCCCACGTCGAGTCAAGCACCGTAAGCAGCACCACCCGGGTCGTTCCGGCGCTGCTACGGGCGGCACCAAGGTCTCCTTCGGTGAGTACGGCATCCAGGCCCTGAGCCCGGCATACGTCACCAACCGTCAGATCGAGTCTGCCCGTATCGCGATGACCCGCCACATCAAGCGTGGCGGTAAGGTCTGGATCAACATCTACCCGGACCGTCCCCTGACCAAGAAGCCTGCCGAAACCCGCATGGGTTCCGGTAAGGGTTCACCGGAATGGTGGGTCGCAAACGTCAAGCCGGGCCGGGTTCTCTTCGAGATCTCCGGTGTCGAGGAATCGGTAGCCCGCGAGGCACTGCGCCTGGCAATCCACAAGCTCCCGTTGAAGGCACGCATTCTGCGTCGCGAAGGTGGTGAATAG
- the rpsC gene encoding 30S ribosomal protein S3: MGQKVNPHGFRLGITTDHVSHWFADSTKAGQRYKDFVREDIRIRQLMSTGMERAGIAKVEIERTRDRVRVDIHTARPGIVIGRRGAEADRIRGELEKLTGKQVQLNILEVKNPEMEAQLVAQGVAEQLTSRVAFRRAMKKAMQSAQRAGAKGIRIACSGRLGGAEMSRSEFYREGRVPLHTLRANIDYGFYEAKTTFGRIGVKVWIYKGDVTAKELAQQAASAPSRGRGPSDRPGRPGGADRGDRRRRNDRPAADAAPAAEAPAAEAAAAAPAQAVEGGQA, from the coding sequence GTGGGACAGAAAGTAAACCCGCACGGGTTCCGACTCGGCATCACCACCGATCACGTATCGCACTGGTTCGCTGACAGCACCAAGGCCGGCCAGCGGTACAAGGACTTCGTTCGCGAAGACATCCGCATCCGCCAGCTCATGTCCACGGGCATGGAGCGCGCCGGTATCGCCAAGGTTGAGATCGAGCGCACCCGTGACCGCGTCCGCGTGGACATCCACACGGCCCGTCCCGGCATCGTCATCGGCCGCCGTGGAGCAGAAGCAGACCGCATCCGCGGCGAGCTCGAAAAGCTCACCGGCAAGCAGGTCCAGCTGAACATCCTCGAGGTCAAGAACCCCGAGATGGAAGCCCAGCTTGTTGCCCAGGGCGTTGCTGAGCAGCTGACTTCACGTGTGGCGTTCCGCCGCGCGATGAAGAAGGCCATGCAGTCCGCGCAGCGTGCAGGTGCCAAGGGCATCCGTATCGCCTGCTCCGGTCGACTGGGTGGCGCTGAAATGTCCCGCTCGGAGTTCTACCGCGAAGGCCGTGTGCCCCTGCACACCCTCCGTGCGAACATCGACTACGGCTTCTACGAGGCCAAGACCACCTTCGGCCGCATCGGCGTGAAGGTCTGGATCTACAAGGGTGACGTCACCGCCAAGGAACTGGCCCAGCAGGCCGCTTCCGCCCCGTCCCGTGGCCGCGGTCCCAGCGACCGTCCGGGCCGCCCGGGTGGCGCTGACCGTGGTGACCGCCGCCGTCGCAACGACCGCCCGGCCGCCGACGCAGCTCCTGCTGCCGAGGCTCCGGCAGCCGAGGCAGCTGCTGCCGCACCGGCACAGGCTGTAGAAGGAGGACAGGCTTAA
- the rplV gene encoding 50S ribosomal protein L22, giving the protein MEAKAIARHIRVTPMKARRVVNLVRGLQANEALAILKFAPQAASEPVFKVVQSAISNARVLADRDGVAFDEGDLIISEAFVDEGPTMKRFQPRAQGRAFQIKKRTSHITVVVATPEKEEAR; this is encoded by the coding sequence ATGGAAGCCAAGGCAATTGCGCGCCACATCCGCGTAACGCCTATGAAGGCCCGGCGCGTCGTCAACCTTGTTCGTGGATTGCAAGCGAATGAGGCTCTGGCAATTCTGAAGTTTGCCCCCCAGGCAGCTTCGGAGCCGGTATTCAAGGTAGTACAGTCGGCAATCTCCAACGCCCGGGTCCTCGCGGACCGCGACGGCGTGGCGTTTGACGAAGGTGACCTCATCATCAGCGAAGCGTTTGTTGATGAAGGCCCGACCATGAAGCGGTTCCAGCCGCGTGCCCAGGGTCGTGCATTTCAGATCAAGAAGCGCACCAGCCACATCACCGTGGTAGTCGCTACCCCGGAGAAAGAGGAGGCTCGCTAA